One stretch of Brevibacillus laterosporus DNA includes these proteins:
- a CDS encoding PolC-type DNA polymerase III, which yields MDLLTEQKHRFSLLLKQLEVPQEMIERYFAEGYIEKLEVYKQTKEWMFHFTLEKMMPIDIYRAFTKRLQQTFAHLAKVDAIFRYSLQPPIHIVVEEYWDYLLSDPDAQLQTLAGTLKTGRMETAGEQVKLLLPTEMAVDIMKSKKADEQLTEAFWKIAQVRPRFLFQAEENDEAMQAFIEQRKEEERALVKNVMTQQAQAEKERQNGQGAEAITTVTIGYDIKEEPVPISEIQEEERRITIQGTVFNVEIKELKSGRHILTFHMTDYTDSLTVKIFSRDKDDVKVLEAIKDGMWIKARGSVQHDTFMRELVMMANDINQIEQQGRKDRAEEKRVELHAHTPMSMLDGVVSVKSYISQAAKWGHKAVTITDHGVVQSFPEAYSVAKKNGVKCILGLEAYVVEDGINIVYNLDRGATNYAIDDKTPYVVFDTETTGLNANEHTIIEIAAVKMVGSEIIEEWTELIDPGILVGPKTTEITGITNEMLRGQQKLDVVLRRFKEFAGDAILVAHNAEFDQAFINACAIRVGMEPWTNSFLDTLPLARMMYPGMRNYRLGTLAKRFNVELINAHRALDDTVALAKVFQLILKDMKEAEIKTLSELNERSNAQADYKSTRPFHATILVKNKEGLKNLYKLVSISHTETFFRVPRIMRSQITKYREGLLIGTACKEGELFQGILRGKPEKELEDIARFYDYIELQPLEHYKPLLRNETIPHTDVVKTYHETLIRIGNHLERPVVATGDVHFLDPQDHTFREVFLLSKGDQDANDQPPLYFMTTEEMLEAFSYLGEQKAKEIVIDNTNAIADMIEEVSPIPDRLYTPVIEGADEELRDMCYDKAKRIYGAPLPEIVEKRLEKELTSIIKHGFGVIYLISQRLVTKSLSDGYLVGSRGSVGSSFVATMSDITEVNPLPPHYVCPNCQYSEFIMDGSIGSGFDLKDKNCDRCGTGYMKDGQDIPFETFLGFKGDKVPDIDLNFSGDYQPRAHKYTQDLFGVDNVFRAGTIGTVAEKTAYGYVRKWAEERKLMLRGAEIARLVNGCTGVKRTTGQHPGGIIVLPDYMDMEDFCPIQFPADDVKSEWRTTHFDFHSIHDNLLKLDILGHDDPTVIRMLQDLTGLDPKQIPLDDPKTMSIFSSTEALGVTADQIRTKMGTLGIPEFGTKFVRQMLEDTKPTTFAELVQISGLSHGTDVWLNNAQELIRNETCKLSEVIGCRDDIMVYLIYKGLEPSQAFKIMESVRKGKGVSEEDQEEMRKHDVPEWYLGSCQRIKYMFPKAHATAYVMMAVRIAYCKVHHPLEFYATYFTVRADDFEIPLMVQGSVAIRQRIEEIEEKGHDAQPKEKSLLTVLEMALEMVERGFGFTNVDLYRSDAEKFLIDGNQLIAPFNAIPGLGTNAAISIVEARKKGEFLSKEDLLSRSKISKTILEYLDEQGALQGMPESNQLSLF from the coding sequence GTGGATCTATTAACAGAACAAAAACATAGATTTTCTCTGCTCCTCAAGCAATTAGAGGTTCCCCAAGAGATGATTGAGCGATATTTCGCCGAGGGGTACATTGAGAAGCTGGAAGTATATAAACAAACCAAAGAATGGATGTTTCATTTTACATTAGAAAAAATGATGCCCATTGATATATACCGTGCCTTTACCAAGCGGTTACAACAAACATTTGCGCACTTAGCTAAGGTTGACGCTATTTTTCGTTATTCCTTACAGCCGCCCATACATATTGTGGTGGAAGAATACTGGGATTATTTGTTGAGCGACCCAGATGCTCAATTGCAAACATTGGCAGGTACCCTAAAAACGGGACGAATGGAGACAGCGGGGGAGCAAGTAAAGCTTTTGTTACCAACTGAGATGGCTGTTGATATTATGAAATCGAAAAAAGCAGATGAACAACTGACTGAAGCATTTTGGAAGATTGCTCAAGTGCGTCCGCGCTTCCTATTCCAAGCAGAAGAAAACGATGAAGCTATGCAAGCCTTTATTGAACAACGTAAAGAAGAGGAGCGGGCGTTAGTCAAAAATGTAATGACTCAGCAAGCACAAGCGGAGAAAGAGCGTCAGAACGGGCAAGGTGCTGAAGCGATTACAACGGTTACCATTGGATATGACATTAAGGAGGAACCCGTACCTATCAGTGAAATCCAAGAGGAAGAGAGACGGATTACGATTCAGGGTACGGTTTTTAATGTTGAAATTAAAGAATTAAAAAGTGGACGTCATATCTTAACATTCCATATGACGGATTATACGGATTCGTTGACCGTCAAAATCTTTTCACGTGACAAAGATGACGTAAAAGTACTAGAGGCTATTAAAGATGGTATGTGGATTAAAGCACGCGGTAGCGTTCAGCATGATACCTTTATGCGTGAGCTGGTTATGATGGCAAATGACATCAACCAGATTGAACAGCAAGGACGAAAGGATCGGGCAGAGGAAAAACGTGTCGAGTTGCACGCTCACACTCCAATGAGCATGTTGGATGGTGTAGTTTCGGTCAAATCTTACATTTCACAAGCCGCCAAATGGGGACATAAAGCTGTGACGATCACCGACCATGGTGTAGTGCAGTCGTTCCCGGAAGCATATAGTGTAGCCAAAAAGAACGGTGTCAAATGTATACTTGGTTTAGAAGCGTATGTAGTGGAAGATGGCATTAATATTGTATATAACTTGGATCGTGGAGCAACGAATTATGCCATTGACGATAAGACCCCCTATGTCGTATTTGATACAGAGACGACGGGATTAAATGCCAATGAACATACGATTATCGAAATTGCAGCTGTTAAAATGGTCGGTTCAGAGATTATTGAAGAGTGGACAGAATTGATTGATCCTGGTATTTTGGTTGGTCCTAAAACCACAGAGATTACGGGAATTACAAATGAGATGTTACGGGGACAACAGAAGCTAGATGTCGTCTTGCGCCGTTTTAAAGAATTTGCTGGGGATGCTATTCTTGTTGCGCATAATGCGGAATTTGACCAAGCATTTATTAATGCATGTGCTATACGTGTAGGGATGGAACCGTGGACAAATTCGTTCTTAGACACCTTGCCGCTCGCACGCATGATGTATCCGGGTATGCGTAACTATCGTCTGGGTACACTGGCGAAACGTTTTAATGTTGAGCTCATCAATGCTCACCGTGCCTTAGATGACACTGTCGCGCTGGCTAAAGTATTCCAGCTCATTTTAAAAGACATGAAGGAAGCAGAGATCAAAACACTTTCAGAGTTAAATGAGCGAAGCAATGCGCAGGCGGATTACAAGAGTACCCGTCCTTTCCATGCTACGATTTTAGTTAAAAATAAAGAAGGCTTAAAAAATCTATATAAGCTGGTGTCTATCTCACATACGGAAACCTTTTTCCGCGTACCGCGCATTATGCGTAGTCAGATTACCAAGTATCGAGAAGGATTGTTGATTGGTACGGCTTGTAAAGAAGGAGAGCTGTTCCAAGGTATTCTACGTGGTAAACCAGAAAAAGAGTTAGAAGATATTGCTAGATTTTACGATTATATTGAGTTGCAACCATTGGAACATTACAAACCATTATTGCGTAACGAGACGATTCCGCACACGGATGTCGTAAAGACGTATCATGAAACATTGATTCGAATTGGTAATCATTTGGAACGACCGGTTGTAGCTACTGGTGATGTCCATTTTCTGGACCCACAAGATCATACGTTCCGTGAAGTATTCTTGTTATCAAAGGGAGATCAAGATGCCAACGATCAACCTCCTCTTTACTTCATGACCACCGAGGAGATGTTAGAGGCATTCTCTTACTTGGGAGAACAAAAGGCTAAAGAAATTGTTATAGACAACACGAATGCTATTGCGGATATGATTGAGGAAGTTAGCCCGATCCCAGACCGTTTGTATACCCCTGTCATTGAAGGGGCAGATGAAGAGTTACGTGATATGTGTTATGACAAAGCAAAGCGTATCTATGGTGCCCCGTTACCAGAGATTGTTGAAAAACGTTTGGAAAAAGAACTGACAAGTATTATCAAGCACGGATTTGGCGTTATTTATCTCATCTCACAGCGCTTGGTAACAAAATCACTTAGTGATGGCTATCTAGTAGGTTCGAGGGGATCGGTAGGTTCTTCTTTTGTAGCAACCATGTCCGATATCACAGAGGTTAACCCGCTGCCACCGCATTATGTATGCCCAAACTGTCAGTATAGCGAGTTTATCATGGACGGTTCCATCGGTTCTGGATTTGACTTGAAAGATAAAAATTGCGATAGATGTGGCACCGGCTATATGAAGGATGGTCAGGATATTCCCTTCGAAACATTCCTTGGATTTAAAGGGGATAAGGTTCCCGATATCGATTTGAACTTCTCTGGTGACTATCAACCTCGGGCGCATAAATATACACAAGATCTATTTGGTGTCGATAACGTTTTTCGTGCCGGAACGATTGGTACGGTTGCGGAAAAGACAGCGTATGGTTATGTGCGTAAATGGGCGGAAGAACGTAAATTAATGCTGCGCGGAGCAGAAATTGCTCGATTGGTAAATGGATGTACAGGTGTCAAACGTACCACTGGACAGCATCCAGGGGGGATTATAGTTCTGCCTGACTATATGGATATGGAAGACTTTTGCCCTATTCAATTTCCGGCTGATGATGTTAAATCTGAATGGCGGACAACGCACTTTGATTTCCATTCCATTCATGACAATCTATTAAAACTAGATATTCTTGGACACGACGACCCGACCGTTATCCGTATGTTGCAGGATTTAACAGGACTAGATCCAAAACAGATTCCGTTGGACGATCCTAAAACGATGTCAATTTTTAGCTCAACAGAAGCTTTAGGTGTAACGGCTGATCAAATCCGCACGAAAATGGGGACGCTAGGAATTCCGGAGTTTGGTACCAAATTCGTTCGTCAGATGCTAGAAGATACCAAACCAACCACCTTTGCCGAATTGGTACAGATTTCTGGACTCTCTCACGGGACAGACGTTTGGCTGAACAACGCTCAGGAGCTGATTCGTAATGAGACATGTAAGCTTTCAGAAGTTATCGGTTGTCGGGACGATATCATGGTATATCTGATTTATAAAGGATTGGAACCATCTCAAGCCTTTAAAATAATGGAATCGGTACGTAAAGGTAAGGGTGTTAGCGAGGAAGATCAAGAAGAGATGCGTAAACATGACGTGCCTGAATGGTACTTAGGTTCCTGCCAACGGATTAAATATATGTTCCCAAAAGCACATGCGACTGCCTATGTTATGATGGCCGTTCGGATTGCTTATTGCAAGGTGCACCATCCATTGGAATTTTACGCAACGTATTTCACTGTACGTGCCGATGATTTTGAAATTCCGTTGATGGTACAAGGCTCTGTAGCTATTCGTCAAAGGATTGAGGAGATTGAAGAAAAAGGGCACGATGCCCAGCCAAAAGAAAAATCCTTACTGACTGTACTGGAAATGGCATTGGAAATGGTGGAGCGAGGCTTTGGCTTTACCAATGTGGATCTTTATCGTTCAGACGCTGAGAAATTCCTGATTGACGGTAATCAACTGATTGCACCGTTTAATGCGATTCCAGGCCTAGGAACCAATGCGGCAATCAGTATTGTAGAAGCACGTAAGAAAGGCGAATTTTTATCGAAAGAGGACTTACTTAGTCGTTCCAAGATTTCTAAAACGATTTTGGAGTATCTTGATGAACAAGGAGCCTTACAAGGTATGCCGGAATCAAACCAATTATCCTTGTTTTAA
- a CDS encoding proline--tRNA ligase produces the protein MLRQSQLLIPTLREVPADAEIASHKLLLRAGLARQLASGIYTFMPIALRVLHKIQNIVREEMNNAGAQEILMPTIQPAEIWEKSGRWDHYGPELMRLRDRHDRRFALGPTHEEVVATLVASEINSYKKLPINLYQIQTKFRDEVRPRFGLIRCREFMMKDAYSFDITQEGLDKSFDDMFHAYHRIFTRVGLNYRAVEADAGSIGGTGTYEFMALCDIGEDTIAYSTEGDYAANLEKAEVIYNGPTSVEADVAPLEKIHTPNTKTIEQLKESMGVEGKDIVKSLAYMVDDQFVLVLLRGDHELNEVKLKNMFDALDVRMATEAEITEKLNAPVGFVGPVGAVEKKNEVVADNYVQGVASAIIGANEVDHHLKNAQYGRDYQVSRFADLRNIQEGDVCPRTHAPIAFARGVEVGHVFKLGTKYSEPIGATFLDENGREQTMIMGCYGIGVSRTLAAVIEQNNDENGIIWPVSVAPYHAHVIPINVKVDQQREMSEEITAALQAAGVEVLYDDRTERAGVKFKDADLLGLPLRITVSDKLEPGTVEVRVRRTGEATVVAVSELVPYVKEQLANL, from the coding sequence GTGTTAAGGCAAAGCCAATTACTAATCCCTACTTTACGCGAGGTACCAGCAGACGCAGAAATTGCCAGTCATAAGCTGTTGTTGCGTGCTGGTCTCGCAAGACAGTTAGCTTCCGGTATTTATACGTTTATGCCGATAGCTTTGCGTGTCCTCCATAAAATTCAAAACATCGTGCGTGAAGAAATGAACAACGCAGGTGCACAAGAGATTTTAATGCCAACGATTCAACCGGCTGAAATTTGGGAGAAAAGTGGACGTTGGGACCATTATGGACCTGAATTGATGCGTTTACGTGATCGCCATGATCGTCGTTTTGCTTTAGGACCAACTCATGAAGAAGTTGTAGCTACCTTAGTAGCTAGCGAAATCAATTCATATAAAAAGCTACCGATTAACTTGTACCAAATACAAACCAAATTCCGTGATGAGGTTCGTCCGCGTTTTGGATTAATTCGTTGCCGGGAATTTATGATGAAGGATGCCTATTCTTTTGATATAACTCAAGAAGGCTTGGATAAAAGCTTTGATGATATGTTCCATGCGTACCACCGCATTTTTACTCGTGTCGGACTTAACTATCGTGCGGTAGAAGCAGATGCGGGTTCTATTGGTGGAACGGGCACATATGAATTTATGGCGTTGTGTGATATTGGGGAAGACACGATAGCTTATTCTACGGAGGGCGATTATGCAGCCAATCTGGAAAAAGCGGAAGTCATCTATAACGGACCTACTTCAGTAGAGGCAGACGTAGCTCCTTTAGAAAAAATCCATACACCAAATACTAAAACGATTGAGCAATTGAAAGAAAGTATGGGTGTGGAAGGCAAAGATATCGTGAAAAGCTTGGCTTACATGGTAGATGATCAATTTGTACTTGTTTTGCTACGTGGTGATCATGAGCTCAATGAAGTTAAGCTGAAAAATATGTTTGATGCGCTTGATGTACGTATGGCGACAGAAGCAGAAATCACTGAGAAGCTAAATGCTCCAGTTGGTTTTGTTGGTCCTGTGGGTGCTGTAGAGAAGAAGAATGAGGTAGTAGCAGATAACTACGTACAAGGGGTGGCAAGTGCCATCATCGGAGCAAACGAAGTCGATCATCATCTGAAGAATGCGCAATACGGACGTGATTATCAAGTATCCCGTTTTGCTGATCTGCGCAACATTCAGGAAGGTGATGTTTGCCCACGTACACATGCTCCAATCGCTTTTGCGCGCGGTGTAGAAGTAGGTCACGTATTTAAATTGGGTACGAAATACTCAGAGCCAATTGGTGCTACGTTCTTGGATGAGAACGGTCGTGAACAAACGATGATCATGGGTTGCTACGGTATTGGTGTATCACGTACGTTGGCTGCTGTCATTGAACAGAACAACGACGAGAACGGTATCATTTGGCCTGTGTCTGTTGCTCCATATCATGCACATGTGATTCCAATTAATGTAAAAGTGGATCAACAGCGTGAAATGAGTGAAGAGATTACAGCTGCGTTGCAAGCTGCGGGAGTAGAAGTGTTGTATGACGACCGTACAGAACGTGCTGGTGTGAAGTTTAAAGATGCCGATTTACTTGGTTTACCACTACGTATTACGGTTTCTGATAAATTGGAACCAGGTACAGTAGAAGTTCGCGTAAGACGCACGGGTGAAGCGACTGTGGTAGCTGTTAGCGAACTTGTCCCTTATGTAAAAGAACAACTAGCAAATCTGTAA
- a CDS encoding flavodoxin-dependent (E)-4-hydroxy-3-methylbut-2-enyl-diphosphate synthase → MFKREETKPVFVGGVQIGGQKSVVIQSMTTADTRDVEATLTQIEQLNEAGCQIVRLAVINEDAAKAIKQIKERSPLPLVADIHFDYRLALTALESGIDKIRINPGNIGNRARTQAVVDACRERNVPIRIGVNSGSVEKRLLDKYGYPSPEAIVESAMNHVEILEDLNYDNITISLKSSDVPTMIQTYSLMAQRRPYPLHVGVTEAGTQFSGSIKSSVGIGTVLSMGIGDTIRVSLTADPVEEIKVAKQILRSLDIVNNDPVVIACPSCGRCAIDLIGLATKVEDAVSTLKKPLKVAVMGCAVNGPGEAREADVGVAGGNGEGLIFRNGEIIRKVKEDELFEELMKEINTIMEEK, encoded by the coding sequence TTGTTTAAGCGCGAGGAGACCAAACCGGTATTTGTAGGCGGAGTCCAAATTGGGGGACAAAAAAGCGTGGTTATCCAATCAATGACCACCGCTGATACGCGTGATGTAGAAGCTACGCTCACACAGATAGAGCAATTAAACGAAGCAGGATGCCAAATCGTTCGCTTGGCGGTTATTAATGAGGATGCCGCTAAAGCGATTAAACAAATTAAAGAACGTTCCCCCCTACCATTAGTAGCTGATATTCATTTTGACTATCGATTAGCGCTTACGGCATTGGAGAGCGGAATTGATAAAATACGAATTAATCCAGGGAATATTGGTAATAGAGCTAGAACACAGGCAGTAGTCGATGCTTGCCGTGAACGAAATGTTCCGATCCGTATTGGTGTAAACTCTGGTTCTGTAGAAAAACGTTTATTAGACAAATACGGATACCCAAGTCCGGAAGCGATTGTTGAGTCAGCAATGAATCACGTTGAGATTCTTGAAGATCTAAACTATGATAATATCACTATCTCATTAAAATCTTCAGATGTTCCAACTATGATTCAGACGTATTCGTTGATGGCACAACGTCGTCCTTACCCTCTACATGTAGGGGTAACGGAGGCAGGTACACAATTCTCTGGTAGCATTAAATCTTCTGTAGGGATTGGTACTGTTTTGTCCATGGGTATCGGTGACACAATCCGTGTATCACTCACGGCTGATCCTGTTGAGGAGATTAAAGTAGCGAAACAGATTTTGCGTAGCCTAGATATCGTCAATAATGACCCAGTTGTTATTGCCTGCCCATCTTGTGGACGTTGCGCCATTGATCTGATTGGTTTGGCAACTAAGGTAGAAGATGCGGTCAGCACGTTGAAAAAACCACTAAAGGTGGCTGTTATGGGTTGTGCAGTTAACGGACCTGGTGAAGCACGTGAGGCAGATGTAGGTGTAGCTGGTGGTAATGGAGAGGGTCTGATCTTCCGCAACGGTGAAATCATCCGTAAAGTAAAAGAAGATGAACTCTTTGAAGAGTTAATGAAAGAGATTAACACAATTATGGAAGAGAAATAG
- the rseP gene encoding RIP metalloprotease RseP — translation MQMPPVQIGFGSVIAFVVIFGLLVFFHEMGHFLLAKRAGILCREFALGMGPKIYRFKKGETEYTLRLLPIGGMVRMAGEDPELEVLQPHMEVGVLFNKANQISHVYVTPKDIPDHATIGNVVRFDLEHDLMMTLDVQGEAKTFAVDPKTMLVIEGKEVQIAPFNRQFRGKTLWQRFLAIFAGPAANFILAFAVFVAGALFFGAPTKDAVLGQVVPDGPAYQAGLKQGDRILSVDGTPINEWNQFVGVINSSPNKKLEVKINRGGQDMVVPVQVNEQGKIMVGAGVKKEVGTALKHGYDQTIFWTKTIFTNLAQLFTGHVSVKDLSGPAGIFTMTSQMAQNGLAALFTWTALLSINLGIFNLLPIPALDGGRLVFIAIEALRGKPIDPNKEGMVHFVGFALLMMLILVVTWNDIQRLFLQ, via the coding sequence ATGCAAATGCCTCCCGTACAAATTGGTTTTGGATCAGTGATCGCCTTCGTGGTTATTTTTGGATTGTTGGTCTTTTTCCATGAAATGGGCCATTTTTTGTTAGCAAAACGGGCAGGCATTTTATGCCGCGAATTTGCGCTAGGAATGGGACCAAAAATCTATAGATTTAAAAAAGGCGAGACAGAATATACGTTGCGTTTGTTACCCATTGGCGGTATGGTACGAATGGCTGGAGAAGATCCTGAGTTGGAAGTATTGCAACCGCATATGGAAGTTGGGGTTTTGTTTAACAAAGCTAATCAGATTTCTCACGTTTATGTTACCCCAAAAGATATTCCAGATCATGCGACTATTGGTAATGTAGTACGTTTTGATCTTGAACATGATTTGATGATGACACTAGATGTGCAGGGAGAGGCGAAGACATTCGCTGTAGACCCCAAGACGATGCTGGTGATTGAGGGTAAGGAAGTACAGATCGCCCCTTTCAATCGCCAATTTAGAGGAAAAACATTGTGGCAACGTTTCTTGGCCATCTTTGCTGGTCCTGCTGCTAACTTCATCTTAGCGTTTGCAGTATTTGTGGCGGGGGCCTTATTCTTTGGAGCTCCGACTAAAGATGCAGTTTTAGGTCAAGTTGTTCCAGATGGACCTGCTTATCAGGCGGGGTTAAAACAGGGAGATCGGATTCTTAGTGTTGATGGTACACCGATAAATGAATGGAACCAATTTGTGGGGGTAATTAATTCGTCCCCTAATAAAAAGCTAGAAGTTAAGATTAATAGAGGTGGGCAAGATATGGTCGTCCCCGTACAGGTAAATGAACAAGGTAAAATCATGGTGGGTGCGGGTGTCAAGAAAGAGGTTGGGACAGCACTGAAACATGGCTATGATCAAACCATCTTCTGGACTAAAACCATCTTCACCAATCTTGCACAGCTCTTTACGGGTCATGTGAGCGTGAAAGATTTGAGTGGACCAGCGGGAATCTTTACGATGACCAGTCAAATGGCTCAAAATGGTCTTGCAGCGCTCTTTACTTGGACTGCGCTTTTGAGTATTAACCTTGGTATTTTTAACTTGCTTCCAATCCCAGCATTAGATGGTGGACGTCTTGTGTTCATTGCGATTGAAGCACTACGTGGTAAACCGATTGATCCTAACAAAGAAGGCATGGTTCACTTTGTTGGTTTTGCTTTATTGATGATGCTAATTCTGGTTGTGACTTGGAATGATATACAACGACTCTTTTTACAGTAA
- a CDS encoding 1-deoxy-D-xylulose-5-phosphate reductoisomerase — MKNISLLGSTGSIGTSTMEVVKQHPDQFKIVAMAAGNNIDLLVEQALYAKPELISVGTEELAKELSKRLAGVLSAEITYGLDGLIEVATHPQASFVMSAVVGSVGVKPTLAAIERGKTIGLANKETLVSAGHVVMEAAQKHQATILPVDSEHSAIFQALKGENRQDVSKLIITASGGSLRNLSRDELVHVTREDALRHPNWSMGAKITIDSATMMNKGFEVIEAHWLFGMPYEQIETILHYESIIHSMVEYKDKAVIAQLGTPDMKVPIQYALTYPNRWPLPTETLDLVKCGTLHFKEMDFTRYPLLKLAYDCGKIGGTLPAVLNAANEVAVSRFLQDELTIVGIEDVVHQVCAQHQTSLHPSLEEIDEADAWARNTALNWGK; from the coding sequence GTGAAAAACATATCGCTGTTAGGTTCTACCGGTTCGATCGGGACAAGTACCATGGAAGTAGTGAAACAGCACCCTGATCAATTTAAAATCGTAGCAATGGCGGCCGGTAACAACATTGACTTATTGGTGGAGCAAGCTCTGTATGCTAAACCGGAACTGATTTCCGTAGGGACAGAGGAGCTTGCTAAAGAGTTGTCAAAACGTCTTGCAGGAGTTCTCTCAGCAGAGATTACGTACGGATTAGATGGCCTTATTGAGGTAGCTACACATCCACAAGCATCGTTTGTTATGTCAGCTGTAGTAGGGAGTGTAGGAGTAAAACCCACTTTGGCTGCTATTGAACGGGGGAAAACAATTGGACTTGCCAATAAAGAAACCTTGGTAAGTGCAGGACATGTGGTCATGGAGGCTGCCCAAAAACATCAGGCGACGATTCTTCCAGTAGATAGTGAGCATTCAGCTATTTTTCAGGCGCTAAAAGGGGAGAATCGACAGGATGTTTCTAAACTAATCATTACAGCTTCAGGGGGATCGCTCCGGAATCTATCTCGGGATGAGTTGGTTCATGTAACGCGTGAAGATGCATTACGCCATCCCAATTGGAGCATGGGGGCTAAAATAACGATTGATTCAGCCACCATGATGAATAAAGGCTTTGAAGTGATAGAAGCTCATTGGTTGTTCGGAATGCCTTATGAACAGATAGAGACAATTCTTCACTATGAAAGTATCATTCATTCTATGGTAGAATACAAAGATAAAGCCGTGATAGCACAATTGGGGACACCTGATATGAAGGTTCCGATTCAGTACGCTCTTACCTATCCAAATCGCTGGCCTTTGCCGACCGAGACTCTCGATCTAGTCAAATGCGGAACGCTACATTTTAAAGAGATGGATTTCACCCGCTATCCACTCTTAAAACTGGCGTATGATTGCGGTAAGATTGGTGGCACACTGCCAGCAGTACTGAATGCAGCCAATGAAGTCGCTGTTTCGCGTTTTTTACAAGATGAACTAACAATTGTTGGAATTGAAGATGTCGTTCATCAGGTATGTGCACAGCATCAAACAAGTTTACATCCTTCCTTGGAGGAGATTGATGAAGCTGATGCATGGGCACGTAACACTGCCCTAAACTGGGGCAAGTAA
- a CDS encoding phosphatidate cytidylyltransferase, translating to MVYLGGVWYSSLVLLMAFIGLFEFLRMASIKPFSFPGILGYIILISAWQPDLAALLFPVLGFFQVSGFGAITVEWSQILLLPLFLLLFYTVLSKNRFHIEHAALVLLGALYIGYGFHYVAVARGGVGLAGFWLTIIILLSVWSTDTGAYFAGKALGKRKLWPDISPNKTVEGALGGFLASLLIVGAVDAILISLQVPGALPLSQALGIASITGIVGPLGDLVESAYKRHFAVKDSGHILPGHGGILDRFDSMLIVFPVLYLFGLF from the coding sequence CTGGTTTATCTGGGAGGGGTTTGGTACTCATCCCTTGTATTACTTATGGCCTTCATCGGCCTTTTTGAATTTTTACGCATGGCCAGCATAAAGCCATTTAGTTTTCCAGGTATCCTAGGCTATATTATTTTAATAAGTGCGTGGCAACCAGATCTGGCGGCTTTATTATTTCCAGTGCTCGGTTTTTTTCAGGTGAGTGGTTTTGGTGCAATTACAGTAGAATGGAGTCAAATTCTTCTTTTACCGTTATTTTTGTTACTATTTTATACCGTTCTTAGCAAAAATCGTTTTCATATTGAACATGCCGCTCTGGTACTACTCGGAGCGTTATACATAGGATATGGTTTCCATTACGTTGCCGTTGCTCGTGGGGGTGTGGGTTTAGCTGGATTTTGGCTCACTATTATCATCTTGTTATCTGTATGGTCAACAGATACAGGAGCTTATTTTGCAGGCAAAGCATTGGGGAAACGAAAGCTTTGGCCAGATATTAGTCCAAATAAAACAGTCGAGGGAGCTCTTGGCGGGTTCCTTGCTTCCCTTCTGATTGTAGGAGCAGTAGATGCTATTTTGATCTCTTTGCAAGTACCAGGAGCGCTACCGTTGAGTCAGGCTTTGGGAATTGCATCCATTACCGGTATTGTCGGCCCACTAGGAGATTTAGTAGAATCAGCTTACAAGCGTCATTTCGCAGTAAAGGACTCAGGACATATCCTTCCGGGGCACGGAGGCATCCTCGATCGATTCGATAGTATGCTGATCGTGTTTCCGGTGCTGTACCTGTTTGGCTTGTTTTAG